Within Leptospira limi, the genomic segment CAGTCGAGTAAGGAGTGTAAAATGTCCATCCTGTATCTACTTGGTTGAAGATCATGGAAGAAGCTGCAAGTGCCGCTCCTGCGATGAAGATGTAGTAGGATGCAAGGTTCAGCCTAGGAAAAGCAACGTCTTTTGCACCCAATTGGATTGGAAGGACAAAGTTTCCAAGGAAAGCAGGAATTCCAGGAATGATCACCATAAATACCATAATGGCACCATGGAAGGTCATAAACTTGTTATAAGTATCTGGAGACAAAAGTGGTTCTGCACCAAACTTTGCTAAGTGCAGACGAATTCCCAATGCAAAGAAACCACCAATTAAGAAAAGGGTAGCAACCGTTGCAAAGTACATCAGTCCAATGCGTTTGTGGTCTAGAGTGGTCATCCAAGACCAGATTCCAGATCCGTGGTTCAGATAATTATGGTCAGTGTGACCATGTTCGGTTTTTGTATGTGCTGAACTCATCTCTCTTCCTTATTTAATGGATTTGATATATTCAATTAAGTTGGCAACGTCTGCATCAGACAATTGGCCTTGGAATACCGGCATCGCTGGTGGATACCCTTCTACAATCTTTGCAGATGATACAAGGATGGATTCACGAAGGTAATTTTCATCAGCCTTTGTTTGGCTTCCATCAGCAAACTTTCTGTTGGATCCAAAAAGACCTTTCATTGTCGGTCCGACAATTCTTGATCCGTCAAGGGAATGGCAAGAAGCACAAGCTTTTTGTGCAAACAAAACCTTACCGAGATCAGCAGGAGTGTCAGCGCCTTTTTTCTCAGCGTGGTACCATGCCGCATATTCTTCAGATGGAATTGCTTTGATTTTGATCATCATACCGGAGTGTTTGGTTCCACAGTATTCTGTACAGAACACGATGTATTCCCCTGGTTGTTTTGGTTCAAACCATAGTTGTGTGAGTTTTCCTGGAACCGCATCTTGTTTGGTTCGGAATGCTGGAACATAAAAACTATGGATCACATCTTTTGAAGTGAGGATGAGTTTGGTTGCTTTGCCAGCTGGCACAATCATTGGATCGTTTCCAGAGCTGTAGAACTCTTTTCCATTTGCATAACGGTAAGTCCATGCCCACTGCTCTGCAGTCACATGAATCTCGGCCGCAATGTCTTCTGGTGGGGTTCTCAATTTTTCGAAAATCACCATCCCCCAGTAGAAAATTCCCATCATGATGACGAGAGGGATAAAAGACCAAAGAAACTCTGCAAAATTATTGTGAGTAATATATGCGGATTTCTGGTCTAAGCTTGTACGTTTGAACTTGATGAGGAACCATGTCATTCCACCAATCAAGATGACAAACGAAACAAGGCTTGCAATGATCAGAAACGCATAGAGAAGATCGACTTCTTTTGCGATTTCAGTGGCCTGGATAGGCATGAACGAGGTCGCTGGAATGAGACTGCTCCAAGACATCTATGTGACTCCTTGACGGTTGTTATTTGTTATTTTTCGCCAGTTTATGTATAAAAACGCACCGAGAAGGAGTAAGGTGACCGCCCCCCCGAATTGCATCATCCTGTATGCGTATATCGTATATTTATTTTTTCTAGGATCAAATTGAAAGCAAAATAAAGCAAACTTATCTACAAAACTCCCAATCTTACCTGAAGATGCCTCAACAAAGGCAAATTTTAAATCCCTAGGTTCAAGTTGGATGCCTTGGAAGATACGAGACACTCTCCCATTAGGAGTCAAAACATAGACACCACTGGCATGGATGTATTGTTTTGCTTCTGCATCCCACGCGTATCGGAAATCCAATTGTTTTGTGAGTGTATCAATGGATTCCTGTGTGCCCGTGAGTAAGTGGAGACCTGTTTCTGCTCCTACCCTGTCGTAATCCTTCAAATAAGCACCTTTTTTGGGAAACGATACCGCCTCGTTTTCTTTCGGATCAATGGAAACTGCGATGTATTGGTATTCTTTTCCCAAAGTCCAATCGAGTTCCTTTAAACTTTTGAAAACTCCGTTGAGGTGGAAGTTACACAAAGTTGGGCATTTGAAGTAAACAGGAGAGAGAAGGATAGGTTTCCCTTGTGAAAGAAAATCGGAAAAAAGAACTTCTTTTCCTTGTTCATCACGAAAGGGAATGTCTAGCTTGAGAGTTTTGCCCGTGACATCCGAAAATCCAATGTTTTCTAATTCTTTAGGGAGTTTGTTTTCCCTTGTTAAATTTGAGTGAGGGTCATAAGCAGACACTGACCCAAAGGAAACGAGAATACAGAAACAAATGAGAAGACGGATGTTCACGTAATTTGGTTGTTACCCCTATTTGGATTGAGAGCTAGGGTTCGACATTCCTGGGTTCTCTGGCGTTCCCGGATGAATGAAGGAAATGTACACGAAGAATAGAATGTTGAGTACGAGTGTGACAAGGAAAGTCCAATAGCCACCCTTGTTGTAAAGGTCTTTGTTTTGCATAATCTTACCTGATATAGTCTATACGAAAAACTGCTCTTTTTATCCAACAATTTTTAAAAGATGCAAGATTAATTTTATTTTCCCCAAATCCAGATCACAAAACCTGGAGGAAACAGATAGACGTATGACACTCAAACGTTTTTACACCATCCTTTCCGCAATGATCCTTCTCAATTTACTCTATGGCCCCCTAGTTCGGGCTACAGATTCTGGACTCGCATGCCCTGATTGGCCTTTATGCCATGGGAAATTTGTCCCAGAGTTTACATTCCAGATTTTTATGGAAGTAGGGCATCGGTATTATTCAGGGATCTTAGGAATCCTCGTTGGGATTGGGTTTGTATGGATTCTAAAAAATCCTGAAACAAGAAAACCTTTGGGAATTCCAGCAGGACTCTCACTCCTATTTCTCATTTCACAAGTCATTCTCGGTGGATTAACCGTCACAAAGCTTCTTCACCCAACAACTGTTAACTTGCATTTGCTCAATGCAGTCCTTTTGTTATCATCATGTCTAACGATACGATTGTTGATTCCAGAAGCTAAAAATTCAACCTTTGATACAAACAAAAGAGGGAAATACTATTTTGCGATTGTACTCATTGTTGTATTGTATCAATTATTTTTAGGTGGAAAAGTAAGTTCTCATTATGCAGGTTTGGCTTGCCCAGACTTTCCTACATGCCATGGAGAGTGGTTCCCAGAAATGGTAGGAACCATTCGATTTCATATGGAACATCGTCTCTTTGGTTATCTAACGGCATTACTTGTGCTTTCTTTATCTGCGTATGCGATCCTCACATTAGAAAACCCAAAAGTGAAACAGTTCTTAAAACTAGCGGCTTATTTAGTTTCGATCCAAATCTTTTTAGGTGCGATGAATGTATTATATCATTTGCCAAAATTAATCACAGGCCTCCATACACTCAATGGAGTCCTAGTCTTTTTATGCTGTTTCATCGCATCTTTTTATCATTTTAGAACCAATAAAGAAGAGGCCCATTGATGTTCCGTTTGTGGAACCAACTGACAAAACCGAGAGTAACAGTGCTTGTACTGGCCACAGTACTACCGGGAATGTATCTCGGAACAACGGGGTACCCTAGTTTTAGCGCCATTCTGATTACTTTATTTGGAACCTATTTAATGAGTTCTGCTTCTTTTATCCTCAATCAATACATTGAGAGAGAAAGAGATGCTGTCATGTATAGAACAAAACAAAGGCCAATCCCTGCAGGTGAAATTTCTCCCACAAATGCATTATTACTTGGAATTTTTGTTGCGATCGTCGCCTTTGTGATCTTAACTTATTTCGTTAATCTTCTAACAGCTGTTTGTGCACTTTCAGCATTATTATTGTATGTATTTTTGTATACAATTTGGTTAAAACCAAGAACAGAACAAAATATTGTGATTGGTGGAATCTCGGGTTGTATTGGGCCACTCATTGGCTATGCAGCGATGGCCAATTCGCTACCCATCCAAGCGTGGATCATGTTCCTCATGATTTTCCTTTGGACCCCTGCTCATTTTTGGGCCCTTGCCATTTTTCTAAAGGATGATTATGAATTTGCGGGCATTCCTATGATGCCTGTTGTTTCTGGCATTCAAAAGACAGTGAATCAAATTTTTATCTATGCTATCGCCTACTCAGTTTCGGTCATTGGGTTTTATTTTGTCGATGATCGAATGGGGTATTTGTTTTTATTGTCTGCCATCGTACTCACAATTCTCATCCTTACATTTGCCTTCCGATTGAAACAGTCTATGGACAAAGGCTTTGCAAAACGTTTTTTCTTTTTTAGTATTTTACACTTATTTCTTGTGAGTATAGTCATCGTAATCGATTCTAAAATTTAGGTTTTTTGATTGATTTGGGCAGGGAATTCTGTTTTCATTTTGCCCATGAGTGTACTTGCGCGTTATTTCTCAAAAACAGATTTAGATGAAATCAAATCCGCTGTTGGCGAAGCAGAATCAAAAACTTCAGCCGAAATTGTTCCATTTTTCGCTGAATCCTCCCATCAGTACAAAGAGTGGTCATGGTTTGGTGCTTTTTTAACAGGCGGCATAACAGGCATTAGTTTTTATACTGCTCAAAATGTTTATGGCTTGGTATGGGGAAATGAATCTATGTTTGCGATTCTTTCCGTTTGGGTAGGAGCCATCATTGGACTTGGAGTTTTCACTTTATTCCCTAAACTTCGAATCCTTCTTGTTCCCAAAAATTCGAAACAATACTTCGTTGAGTTAAGGACCAAGGAAGCATTCTTGGAGGAAGAGGTATTTCGAACTAAAAATCGCACTGGAATTCTCATTTATATTTCCCTTTTCGAACATTTTGTACGGGTGTATCCAGATAAAGAAATCGCAAGAGTTGTTCCAAAATCGGAATGGAATGAAGCAGTTAGGCTCATCATCGAAGGAATGAAAACAGGAAAAAAGAAAGAGGGAATTGTTTCGAGTATTCTCTTCTGTGGCGATTTACTAAAAAAATATAATATCAAAATCGAAAAAGATGATAAAAACGAAATTTCCAATGAAATCCGTGACGGTGGGAATTTGATGTGATGGAATCCAAAACTCGAAATTTATACACAAGTTTTCAAAAGATGAATCGATTTCGTATCTTTAGTTTGATCTTGTTGTGTTCTTTCCCTGCCGTTACCTTCAGTTACCCAGTTCCAAAATTGGAAAGAAGGGTAATGGACCATGCTGGCATTTTATCACAAGCAACAGTCGACCAATTGGAATCAAATTTAAAACAATTTGAAGCTGAGACAAGTAACCAAATCGCAGTATACACAACACCAAGCCTTCATGATGAAACGATTGAAGAAGTTGCCAATGAAATTTTCGACGAATGGAAACTAGGCCAAAAATCGAAAAACAATGGAGTTCTCCTGATCATTGCACCTAACGAACGCAAAATGAGAATTGCAGTTGGCAGAGGACTTGAAGGTGCACTCACAGATTTACAAGCAAAACAAATCATCCGAAATGAACTTCGTCCCAGTTTTAAATCGGGTGATATGGACGGTGGAGTTACCGCAGGAGTGAATGCAATTATGGCAGCCATACGCGGGGAGTATGCACCGAGTGAGGATGATGTTCAAACTTCTGGAAGGCAAACCACTGCTGATGTGATTCCATCTGGCATTGTTGGTGGAATTTTCACCTTAATTTCTATCTTTATCCCATCTTTTGGTGGAGTGATCTTCACTATCATCGGTTTACTATCGATGGTACCGTTTTTATTCTTATTCCTTGGAAGTACATTCGGACTCATAACAGCCATTGTTTTATTTATCCTAGTTATGTACCTAAGGAGTAAAATTGGATCCAACATAGGTGGTGGCGGATCCAGCGGTGGTGGATATTACGGAGGTTGGTCTTCTGGTGGGGATTCATGGTCTTCGAGTGATTCGAGTGACAGTTGGTCAGGTGGAGGTGGAGATTCCGCAGGTGGTGGTTCTTCCGGAGACTGGTAACATAAATTAGGTGATTTCAATGAATATGAGAGTGGAATCATCTTTCCAACTCGATTTATTCATCTTCTGATACAACATGGTTTGGACGGATGAGATGACTTCCTGGAAAGGTAAGTCTCTCGTACTTCGGATCACGGACAATAAATCATCCCATGCTTGCAAACCATCTGCTTCGTTTAATTCTTCAAACAAACCATCGGTAAACAAAAAAATTCGATCCCCCGATTCCACTTTTGATTCAAAAATTCCGTACCGGTAGTGTTCCAAAATACCAATGATTGGGCCTGTATTTTCCAAAATAACTGGGTCTGCATTTTTTCTTAGAATGATTTGGTTTTGTACACCACCTCCCGCATAACGGAGGATACTTTGGTGGAAATCGAAATCCATAACAAGAGCAGGAAAATAAATTCTTAAATCAGCATTTTTATCATAAAAATGTTGGTTCATATAAAACAAAAGATCGTTAGGTCGCATTGCAACAGCAGAAACTCTTTCAAATTCAGATTGGATCATCATAGAATACAATGCAGCTTGTAATCCATGGCCCGTTGCATCTCCCAAAAAGAATCGATAATAAAAATCTTGAATTCTTTTGACAAAGAAAATATCTCCACCTACATCAGCCGTTGGTTTGTACAGAATGTCCACTTTGATGTGTGGATCCATATCAGGAACCTTTGTAACACTTTGGATGATGGACTTTGCAAGTTTCATATCCTTAGTAATTTGGTCCAACTTACTTTGTAATTCGATGGTTTTGTCTTTGACTCTTGTTTCTAACCGTTCATTTAAAATGGTAATTTGGTTTTGTACTTTTTGCAGTGTTTGGTTTTTTTCTGATAATTCAATCGCAAGGTTTTCTGCATCTACAAATCCCTTTGAAAAATTTCGCGCAATGTAAATCGATTGTACGAAGAACATCATAAAAATCCCGAAGTGGATAGTGAGCGGAGAATTAATGATGAGATTGTTTACTAAGATATCGTTTACAAAACTAGCGACAAAAACCAAAAAACTAAAAAGAAAAATAACGGAACCTGGTAAAGAATCTCGGATTGACCTTGTTAAAACTAAAACAGTATAAATTGCTCCAAATAGAGTAAATATCTGGAAAGGGACCATCAAATATGTGTAAAACGAAGAACGTGTAACAAGCACGATGAAACAAAAAGCAAACCCAAAGTATTTAAGGAGTTCATATATCCTTCTTGAAAAATATGGTTTAAATAATAAATAAACATACTTTGCAAATATAGGAGTGATGAAGAAAAAACTTAAGTAACTGAGTTTTAAGTGAATTTCCCATGGAAGGTTTGGATACAATTGGACTAGGTATTTATTTCCAGTGATGAAAACACGTAAGGCAACAAGGATACAAGTGAGAGCAAACCAATAGGTAAATGGATCTTTTTTGCGATTCCAATAAAGGAAAATATGATACAAGCCCATAAATAGGATGCTACCGACGAGTAACATATCTCTAAGGATTTCAAATTCGTATTGTTTGTGTATGTCTGAGGTTCGACCCAAAGTGATAACTTGGGCTGGGCCACCTTTTCTATGATGGTAATTCGAAATTTGGATTAAAAAGGAAGTGTGGTTTTCTTTCGGTATAAAATCAATGATTTGTGGTCTGTATTCGGGTATTCCCGTTTGGTAAGATGTAGAAACAAAACCATTTGATGATAATCGTTCACCATCAACAAACAATATATAAGCGGATTCCATTTCAGGAACTTTCATGGACAATGGAATTCCTTTTAGGCCATGAACCATTTCCAATTGAAAGGTAGCATACCCATCTCCTGCCAAAAATCCTTTGTCGAGAAAGGACTTTGTCCAAACTCCAGGCACCATAAAATAATGGGGTTCACGGATGGATTTAAGTTCTGGCAGCTCCGTAGGAGAAAACAAAAGCCCCGGGTAATATTCCCACTCCCCAGTGAGTTGAATTGTTTTGTGAGATTGTGATAAATAAGTATCGGCTGTTAGATGGCCTTTCGAAGCGGTAGGCGGTACTTCTGTCATAGAACATGACAAAAGTACCAAACTCCAAAGGAATCCCATCCAACGGAGATGAAGTTTCACTTGGTCCCGATTTCCCTTAGAGACGGTTGGCGATTGGGATGTACTTTCTTTGGTTTTCGCCCACATAGATTTGTTTTGGACGAACTTTTGAGAAATCTCCTTTCATCCTTTGTTCTCTCCAATGGGCAAGCCAACCTGGAAGCCTTCCAATCACTTGCATGACAGAAAACATATTTTTCGGGATTCCCAATGTATGGAACACCAATCCAGAATAGTATTCTAAATTCGGGTACAAAAGATTTTCCATAAAGTAAGAATCGTTCCAGACAACTTCATCAATTTGTAAAGCAATGTCTTCTACCGCACTGAGTTTGCGGTTTTTGTAAAATTCTTTGATGATCTCTCTTGCGACCTGTGCTCTTGGACTTACCACATCATAAGCTTTTTGTCCAAATCCATTCGTACGGATGGTGAGTCCTCCCCTTTTGAATCTTTCAAAATAATCTTTCACAGGAGTTTTTGTTTTGATGATGTCTTCGATGAGTCCAATCGCAGCAGTTGGCCTTCCCCCTTCCCTTGCTCCCCATTGTGCCATAATCCCTGCAGAGATAGATGCAAAGAGATTGGCTTGTGTGGAACCTACTACTTGTACGGCGGTATTGGATACATTTTGTTCATGGTCTGCATGTAGAATCCACATTTGGTTTAGGATACGATCAAATTCTTCAGGGACATTATAATTGTCTGCTGGGAGTTTGTGCATCATATACAAAAAGTTTGTGCAATATGGATTTTTATCGAGTGGGTATACAAAAGGATGTCCCACTGCGTGTTTGTAAGTAAAAGCAGCAATGGTACGAATTTTAGCAAGTAAACGTGCAATCAAATCCACACCCATATCTAATTTTTCTTCGTATTCTTCTAAGTAATAACTAGATAAAGAAGTTACCATCACAGATAGAACAGCAAGAGGGTTCGCAACACCCGGGAATCCATCAAATAGATTTAACATATCTTCATGGATCATGGAGTGTTTGGAGAGGCGACTTGAAAAATCATTTAACTCTTGTTTTGTGGGAAGATTTCCATAAATTAATAAAAATGAAGTTTCAACAAAAGTAGATTGGTATGCTAATTCTTTTAAGTCATAACCACGGTAAGTGAGTTCCCCTTTTTCGGGATCCCTTCTAGAAACCTTTGATAAACCAAGGGCAGTATTAAAAAGACCAGGGTCTACAGTAACGAGCCCTGTTTTTCGGTAAAAGTCAGTAAGGTCGATACCTTCTTTTCCATCAGTTCCAGTAATCACTGGAAGTTTATATGTTTTGCCTTTGATGTGGATTTCCACTTCACTCATGAAAAGACCTCTCTCCCTCCTATCTTACCAAACGTAAGTTAGGAATCTAGAAGAATTTACACTTGGGCGAGTGCAGAATTGAGAGAATCGTGGATGAGAACAAAATCAGTTAAACCTACAATGTCCATCACCTTTCGAAAGTGGGTGTTGAGACCTGCGAATTCAATTTTACCTTGGTTCTCAGAAGATTTTGTGATGAGACTAATGAGAGTGGCAATGCCAGCTGAGTTGATGTACGAGGTTTCGGAAAAGTTGAGGATCACTCGTGTGCGTTTGTCTTGTGGAATCGATTCGTAAGATTGCACAATTTCTTCTTCCGCTTCGGATGTGATTTCGCCAGAAATGTGGATCACCGGGAGGTTTCCACCATTCTCAAAACCCAATCGAATCTTAAACTCTTCCATCATTAGCCTCCAGGGAATTCCACTAAGAACGCGGGTCAACAAAAATTAGGATTTCGATTTTCTTTCTTCTTTTGTCAATCGGCCGAAGGGTTGTTTGCATTTACGGCAAACAAAGTAGACATCAGTTGGTGTAGCAGATATCCCGACAAGTCCCATAGCAATCAGTCCCCAAGTTGAATATTTCACAACCTTACGTGCGTTTTCATCCTCGCGAGTGGTTCCACAATCACAAGTGGGTCGGTCAGCTTTTTTAACGATTTGGTTCATATAGGAAGGATTTCGGTTCCGCCAAAAAAACGGAACCGAAATAAGGCAATTTAATTTTTAGAAAGGTGTTCTACGTATTTTGCAAGGATTTTGATATTGTCATCACCCAAATGGCCATAAGCTACCATTGGAGATCCTTTGATTCCTTCTTTCAAAGTTTTTGTGATTCCTGCGATTGTGTTTCCATTTTTCCATTCAGCAGCAGGAGCTTTGTAGTTACGTGGTTTTGGATTGAGTGCAGCCGCAGCAGCTCCGTCACCAGCCCCTTTTTCACCGTGGCAAGAAGAACAGTTTTGGAGGTATAATTCTTCCCCTTTCACTAAATCAGGATCAGCACTGGCACTGGTTTCTTGCACTGCAGGTGCTTCTTCTTTTGGTTTGGAGTCGCCACAAGCCACCATCACAAATGCGAAGGAGACAGCGAGTAGAGAGACTAATACTTTTTTTGAGTTCATTTCTTACTCCGAGATAAGGATGGCTCCAGTCTCCTGCCCTTCTCATCTTTTGAAAAGAAGAAATCAGTTTTTTTCCAAAAGATTTGAGAGTGCCGCATCTAAATTTTGAAACTGAAACTCATATCCCGATTGTAACAATCGTTCAGGCACTACATACTGCCCTTTTGTCACGACTACACTGCCTTCTCCAAATAACGCTTGTATAGCGAAACTAGGGACCTTAAAAAGATTGGGGCGTTTTAAAGTTTTTGCCAATTGTTTGGAAAACTCT encodes:
- the coxB gene encoding cytochrome c oxidase subunit II — its product is MSWSSLIPATSFMPIQATEIAKEVDLLYAFLIIASLVSFVILIGGMTWFLIKFKRTSLDQKSAYITHNNFAEFLWSFIPLVIMMGIFYWGMVIFEKLRTPPEDIAAEIHVTAEQWAWTYRYANGKEFYSSGNDPMIVPAGKATKLILTSKDVIHSFYVPAFRTKQDAVPGKLTQLWFEPKQPGEYIVFCTEYCGTKHSGMMIKIKAIPSEEYAAWYHAEKKGADTPADLGKVLFAQKACASCHSLDGSRIVGPTMKGLFGSNRKFADGSQTKADENYLRESILVSSAKIVEGYPPAMPVFQGQLSDADVANLIEYIKSIK
- a CDS encoding SCO family protein, with amino-acid sequence MNIRLLICFCILVSFGSVSAYDPHSNLTRENKLPKELENIGFSDVTGKTLKLDIPFRDEQGKEVLFSDFLSQGKPILLSPVYFKCPTLCNFHLNGVFKSLKELDWTLGKEYQYIAVSIDPKENEAVSFPKKGAYLKDYDRVGAETGLHLLTGTQESIDTLTKQLDFRYAWDAEAKQYIHASGVYVLTPNGRVSRIFQGIQLEPRDLKFAFVEASSGKIGSFVDKFALFCFQFDPRKNKYTIYAYRMMQFGGAVTLLLLGAFLYINWRKITNNNRQGVT
- a CDS encoding COX15/CtaA family protein, coding for MTLKRFYTILSAMILLNLLYGPLVRATDSGLACPDWPLCHGKFVPEFTFQIFMEVGHRYYSGILGILVGIGFVWILKNPETRKPLGIPAGLSLLFLISQVILGGLTVTKLLHPTTVNLHLLNAVLLLSSCLTIRLLIPEAKNSTFDTNKRGKYYFAIVLIVVLYQLFLGGKVSSHYAGLACPDFPTCHGEWFPEMVGTIRFHMEHRLFGYLTALLVLSLSAYAILTLENPKVKQFLKLAAYLVSIQIFLGAMNVLYHLPKLITGLHTLNGVLVFLCCFIASFYHFRTNKEEAH
- a CDS encoding heme o synthase translates to MFRLWNQLTKPRVTVLVLATVLPGMYLGTTGYPSFSAILITLFGTYLMSSASFILNQYIERERDAVMYRTKQRPIPAGEISPTNALLLGIFVAIVAFVILTYFVNLLTAVCALSALLLYVFLYTIWLKPRTEQNIVIGGISGCIGPLIGYAAMANSLPIQAWIMFLMIFLWTPAHFWALAIFLKDDYEFAGIPMMPVVSGIQKTVNQIFIYAIAYSVSVIGFYFVDDRMGYLFLLSAIVLTILILTFAFRLKQSMDKGFAKRFFFFSILHLFLVSIVIVIDSKI
- a CDS encoding TPM domain-containing protein; this encodes MSVLARYFSKTDLDEIKSAVGEAESKTSAEIVPFFAESSHQYKEWSWFGAFLTGGITGISFYTAQNVYGLVWGNESMFAILSVWVGAIIGLGVFTLFPKLRILLVPKNSKQYFVELRTKEAFLEEEVFRTKNRTGILIYISLFEHFVRVYPDKEIARVVPKSEWNEAVRLIIEGMKTGKKKEGIVSSILFCGDLLKKYNIKIEKDDKNEISNEIRDGGNLM
- a CDS encoding TPM domain-containing protein, which produces MNRFRIFSLILLCSFPAVTFSYPVPKLERRVMDHAGILSQATVDQLESNLKQFEAETSNQIAVYTTPSLHDETIEEVANEIFDEWKLGQKSKNNGVLLIIAPNERKMRIAVGRGLEGALTDLQAKQIIRNELRPSFKSGDMDGGVTAGVNAIMAAIRGEYAPSEDDVQTSGRQTTADVIPSGIVGGIFTLISIFIPSFGGVIFTIIGLLSMVPFLFLFLGSTFGLITAIVLFILVMYLRSKIGSNIGGGGSSGGGYYGGWSSGGDSWSSSDSSDSWSGGGGDSAGGGSSGDW
- a CDS encoding SpoIIE family protein phosphatase, whose product is MGFLWSLVLLSCSMTEVPPTASKGHLTADTYLSQSHKTIQLTGEWEYYPGLLFSPTELPELKSIREPHYFMVPGVWTKSFLDKGFLAGDGYATFQLEMVHGLKGIPLSMKVPEMESAYILFVDGERLSSNGFVSTSYQTGIPEYRPQIIDFIPKENHTSFLIQISNYHHRKGGPAQVITLGRTSDIHKQYEFEILRDMLLVGSILFMGLYHIFLYWNRKKDPFTYWFALTCILVALRVFITGNKYLVQLYPNLPWEIHLKLSYLSFFFITPIFAKYVYLLFKPYFSRRIYELLKYFGFAFCFIVLVTRSSFYTYLMVPFQIFTLFGAIYTVLVLTRSIRDSLPGSVIFLFSFLVFVASFVNDILVNNLIINSPLTIHFGIFMMFFVQSIYIARNFSKGFVDAENLAIELSEKNQTLQKVQNQITILNERLETRVKDKTIELQSKLDQITKDMKLAKSIIQSVTKVPDMDPHIKVDILYKPTADVGGDIFFVKRIQDFYYRFFLGDATGHGLQAALYSMMIQSEFERVSAVAMRPNDLLFYMNQHFYDKNADLRIYFPALVMDFDFHQSILRYAGGGVQNQIILRKNADPVILENTGPIIGILEHYRYGIFESKVESGDRIFLFTDGLFEELNEADGLQAWDDLLSVIRSTRDLPFQEVISSVQTMLYQKMNKSSWKDDSTLIFIEIT
- a CDS encoding citrate/2-methylcitrate synthase translates to MSEVEIHIKGKTYKLPVITGTDGKEGIDLTDFYRKTGLVTVDPGLFNTALGLSKVSRRDPEKGELTYRGYDLKELAYQSTFVETSFLLIYGNLPTKQELNDFSSRLSKHSMIHEDMLNLFDGFPGVANPLAVLSVMVTSLSSYYLEEYEEKLDMGVDLIARLLAKIRTIAAFTYKHAVGHPFVYPLDKNPYCTNFLYMMHKLPADNYNVPEEFDRILNQMWILHADHEQNVSNTAVQVVGSTQANLFASISAGIMAQWGAREGGRPTAAIGLIEDIIKTKTPVKDYFERFKRGGLTIRTNGFGQKAYDVVSPRAQVAREIIKEFYKNRKLSAVEDIALQIDEVVWNDSYFMENLLYPNLEYYSGLVFHTLGIPKNMFSVMQVIGRLPGWLAHWREQRMKGDFSKVRPKQIYVGENQRKYIPIANRL
- a CDS encoding STAS domain-containing protein, with product MMEEFKIRLGFENGGNLPVIHISGEITSEAEEEIVQSYESIPQDKRTRVILNFSETSYINSAGIATLISLITKSSENQGKIEFAGLNTHFRKVMDIVGLTDFVLIHDSLNSALAQV
- a CDS encoding c-type cytochrome, with product MNSKKVLVSLLAVSFAFVMVACGDSKPKEEAPAVQETSASADPDLVKGEELYLQNCSSCHGEKGAGDGAAAAALNPKPRNYKAPAAEWKNGNTIAGITKTLKEGIKGSPMVAYGHLGDDNIKILAKYVEHLSKN